TTCCACTCAGGGCTTCTGCGACGTCGTTGACGTCACACCCCAGATCGCGGCCATCGTCGAGAAGTCCGGTATCAGGAACGGCGTCGTCTGCATTGCGAACCCGGGTTCTACCGCCGGCATCACAACCATCGAGTTTGAGCCTGGCGCGGTCGCGGACCTGAAGGCAGCACTTGAGAAACTCGCGCCCGAGAAGGCGCGCTACCATCACAACGATACATGGGATGACGGCAATGGCTTCGCCCACGTGCGGAGCGCTTTGGTCGGTGCGTCGCAGTCGTTCCCGGTCAGGGACGGCGCGATAGCGCTTGGGACGTGGCAGCAGGTTGTCTTCCTCGATTTCGATAACCGACCGCGCCACCGAAAGTTGGTGGTGACGGTCGTCGGCGAGTAGTTAACTGAGGAACCCGATAGACCAGAATTCAGAAGTCAGATACCAGAATGCAGAAGTGCGGACGCGGAAATAGTTGACCACGGATGAACACGTATGTGCACCGTTGCGATACTTGGAATACGTCGGGACAAAAGAAAAAGAGAGTCACGAGAAGCTCAGTGTCGCGGCAATGTTTTGACCGAGCCGGTTTATGATACCGAACTTTCGTGCTCTCGAATATCTTAGACACACCAAGGCTCAAAAGGTTGCGCTGATTCTAGCGCCACCGTATTCGGGCCCCAGCCACAATATGGCCAAGTTCATATAATGTCAGAAGTTACGGATATTGCGGTAGTTGGCGGCGGGGCTGCGGGCTTGGCCTGCGCCGTGGCTGCAGGCCGGCTGGGCCTCCGCGCGGTCGTTCTGGAGCGAACCGACCGGTGCGGCAACAAGCTAACCGTGACCGGTGGCGGAAAGGGCAACTTCACCCACGCCGAATCGCCGCGACAGATGGCCGACCGCTTCGACTGCGACATCCGGCTCCTGATGCCGCTGCTGCGTAAGTTTCCGTATCAACGCGTGGTGAAGTTCTTCGCGGGCCTTGGAATCCAGGCCCGGACCGACGAAGAGGGCTGCGTTTGGCCCAATGGAACTGACGCGGCCGGGATCAGGGATGCGCTTCTGCGTGAAATAGCGGCGAAAGGGGGCGTGTTGAGAACCTCCTGCCGGGTAGTCGGTCTTGAGCCAGGGTGGCAGGTCCGCATGGCCGATGGCGGTACGGTGACTGCGCGGAACGTCTGCCTTGCGACTGGCGGGGCAAGCTATCCGCGCACCGGCTCGACCGGGGACGGTCTTGGGCTGTGTCGGAAACTTGGCCTGAAGACGGTGGAGTGGTTCCCGGCCCTGGCGTCGCTCCGGACGCAGGAAGACTTGAGCGAACTGGCCGGGGTCACGCAGCCTCGCGTCGAGATGACTCTGTCAGTGGAAGGCCGCGAACCCCGAACCGCGACCGGCCACTTCATATTCGCCCACGTCCATGTATCCGGGTCGAGCGTACTCAACCTCTGCGGGTACGCAGCGCGAGCCCTGGCCGAGCAGAAGCACGTAGTTCTGCGGGTCAACTGGGTTCCGGGCAGGAGTACTTCAGAGCTGGCTGATGACTTCGCCACCGCGCGGGTAGGCCACCCGAAGAAGCAGCTTGGGACATTCCTCGGCGCGTTCGTGGCGCGGCGGCTCGCCGCCAGACTTTGCGCTCTCGCCGGGGTTCCGGCCGTCCGCATGCTCACGGACCTGAGCCGGCAAGAGCAGCAGAGCATCATCCAGCAGCTCTGCTCGACCGAGTTCTCCATTGTCGGCACCGAGCCGATGGAGCGCGCCACGGTCACCGGGGGCGGCGCGGACCTGGGTGAAGTCGACCTGAAGACGATGGAGGCGCGACGTTTTCCGGGTCTCTACTTTGCCGGTGAGGTGCTTGACGTCTGGGCTGAAACCGGCGGTTACAACCTGCACTTTGCCTGGGCGACAGGCATTCAGGCCGCGGAATCGGCCGCATCCAGGCTGGGACACGGAGACACACGGCCGTAGTCAAGCTCGGGACACGATCCGAATTGCACGGAGCAATTCGGTCATGTCCCTCCGCTACCTGAGGACGACCAGCTTCGTGTTGTAGGTGTCCCTGCCGTCGAGGGTCAGCTTGACGAAGTAGACGCCGGCGACAGGTGGAGCAAAGGTGAAGCGGTGCTCGCCCGGGCCAAGCCTGCCATCCGCCAGATTCGTCACCACCCGGCCAGTCTGGTCATACACCCGCAGCGTGGCCGCACCAGAGCCGGCAGTACCGAAACTGATCAGCCCGCCGCGGCCAACGGTCAGCGCCGCGCGCAGCGGCCGTGACAGCACCGCGTACGGCGGCGCCTCAACTGCGAGTCCGTTACGGGTCCTGACCTGCATCGAGTCAATCTTCGTGTTGCCGGTGATATCGCTCGCGCGTACGTAAACCCAGTAGGTCGTGTCGCCCACCAGGCCGGTATCCCAGTTGCCGCTCGTGTCGGCAGCATCGATAATCGAGTCGCCGTCGGTGTTGGTGACGATGAAATAGTACGCGCGGTAGTCGTAGTCGCCCTGCGACTTGCAGGTGTTGTCGGCCTTGTAAACGACGTTGACCAGGGAACCGTCGAGCGTATTCGAGAACTGCACGCCGATTCTCCACGGGACCACGACCAGCCCGTCTTCCCGCTTGATTGAGTAGTCGATTTCGTAGGGCGCGAGTTTGTCCCAGGTCGCGTTGCCGGTCGTCGTGCCGGTCTTGTCGTATGCCTTGGCGATGATGTCCACCTTGCCGACCAGGCTGTCGGGGCTGACGTAGCTGTTGTTCCGGTTGTCCCGGCAGAAAGCGAATTTCTGGCTCGTGCGGGCGTTCTCGATTACCGGGGCTACCGTGTCGGTGTTGGGCCGAATGATGGTCAGCGGGTTCTGGATGAACGACCAGGTGGGATTTGGAAACCGCTGCCAGGTCGCACCGGTATCGGAAATGCGCGCGAAGTGGCAGTGGTCGAATCCGGTTACCGGCCACGGCACGAGATACCCGATGGAGTCGCCTGCCTGGACTTCGTCGCCGAGGTTGCGGTGCCAGCGGGTCGAATCGATGTGGGCGTAGAGCCAGCCCTCGGCTCGGCCGGTGAAGCTGGAATTGGTGTCGCAGATGGCAAGGCGGTAGTGGTATTCGGCCTGAATGGTACCCCATGCCTTGACCCAGCCGTGTCTGACCGCGCTGACCCGGCGGCCCTGCGCGCCGGGCGTGATAACGTCAATGCCGTTGTGGAAGTACGCACTGGTGCTGACCGTGTCGTAGTGCTGGTAGTTGCCCCAGTTGTTACCGAGCGGGTGGACCGAGTCCAGCGGTACAAGCGGCCAGTTCGTAGCAAGGGCAGGGCACGCCAGCACGACGGCAAGGGAAGCGAATACGACGATGGTTCTCAAGACAGGTTTCCTTTCGCAAGACGACAGCGTGAAATCTTAGGACGGCATCGCGGCGGTGTCAAATCACCTACAACCCGCGCAGGTACTCGGGCTTGAAACGATGACGCCGGATTGCCTGAGTCAATTCGTCGACCAGTCGTTCCTTGTCTTTGGGCAGGCGGCCGGCGAGCGGCACGTAGTTCGAGGCGTGGTTGGAGCGGAAGACCGTCGCTTTCACTTCGACGTTCTCCAGGAACAGCCTGAGCTCGGCTGCGAATTCTGCCGGCTCGGGCAACTCGAACTCGCCGGACTCAAGCTGCCGGGCAAGCGGCGTGCCGGGAACAACGGTTACAGTCAGGGCTGACATGTAGTTGGGGTTCATCTGCGACACAGCTTTGGCGGACTCGACTGCGTTCTCCCGCCAGTGTTTTCGGCCGCCGAGCCCGAGCAGGAAGATGACCGATGACTTCATGCCGGCTGACATGCCGTGCCGGACACCGGCTACCATTTCGTCGGCGGTGGCTCCTTTGTCTATCTGCTTTAGGATCGCATCCGAGCCGGATTCAAGCCCGAGGTAGAATATCGAGAGCCGGTGAGCCACGAGTTCCTCCAACTCCGCGATGGACTTCGAGACAAGGTCACGGGCGTTGGCATACACACCAACGCGCTGCAGGTCCGGGAACGTCTGCTCGATGGTGGTGAGAATCTTGAGCAGGTGCGGCATCGGCAGGATGAGCGCGTTGCCGTCGCAGAGGAACACGCGCCTGACATCGGCGCCGTAGTACTTGCGCGCGGCGGCGATATCTTCGAGGACCTCCTTGAGCGGTCGCACGCGGAACTGCTTGTCCCGGTACATGGCGCAGAACGTGCAGCGGTTGTGCGAGCAGCCGATGGTGACCTGCAGCAGCAGGGAATCGGCCTCAGAGGGCGGTCGGAAGATGTTGCCGACGTAGCGCACGCGGTATTAGCTCGCGAGATTCTACACCCGGTCGCAGTTGTGGTCTAGCCGCACGGCCGGAGCGGATTGCAGCCGCTTGACCCGAGAGCCAGCAGGACTAAGATGGACGCGATGTTCGAGTCTAATCCGGACTTCTCCGCACGAACTCTTGACCTTGGCCCGGAGGTGGTGGACGGCCTTGAGGTGGAGCGGCTGCGCCGCATCCTGGCGGCCAAAGAACCGGCATCGTCTCTGCTGGCGCTGTCGAGCGAAGACCTGCTGGAGCGGCTCGGTGTGCTGGTGCGCAACGGCGGACCGCGGCTGACGGTCGCCGGTCTGTTGCTCGTCGGCCGGGAGGACGTGCTCCGCCAGCAACTGCCCGGGCACGAGGCCATTTACCTGCATATGAAGAGCGACACCGAGTACGACAAGCGGGTAGACTCGGCCCGTCCGTTGCTCGCGATACTCGAGCAGTTCACGCAGGCGCTCGAATCCTGCAACCGCATCTACACGCTGAAACTGGGGCTGTTTCACTTCGAGATTCCCGACTTTCCGGATGATGTCCTGCGCGAGGCGCTGCTCAACGCGTTCGTCCACCGCGACTACAACCTGACCGGCCCGATCTACCTCCGCCATTTCCAGGACCGGCTCGAGATATCGAGCCCGGGTGGATTCTTCGGCGACGTCAACCCGCAGAACATACTCGGGCACGAGCCGGTATCGCGCAACCGCCTGCTGGCCGAGAGTCTGCAGAAGGCCCGGATGGTCGAACGCGCCGGCATGGGCGTCAAACGGATGTACCACATTCTGCTGTCGTACGGCAAGGAGCCGCCGAGTTACGAATCCGGGCCCGACTTCGTGCGCCTGACCCTGCGCAGCGGCCGAATCGAGTCCGCGCAGGGGAATCGTGACGAGGCGGGAATCGACGAGGACTTCGCCCGCTTCGTGGTCAACCGCCACCAGGAGGGCCGCGAGCTTACGCTGCATGACCTGCTGGTATTCTCGTTCCTCAAGCGCAACCGCGAAATCGACCTCGCGGATGCGGAACGGATACTCCAGCGCAGCGAGAACGAGGCACGCGAGACCCTTAGTTCGATGGTCCTGCGCGGGCTGCTGGAGCCGTTTGGGCAGAAGAAGGGCCGTGTCTATCGCCTGTCCAAGGCAGTCTATAACCAGCTCAAGAAGAGCGTGAGTTATTCGCTCTTCCGCCGGGCCGAGGCGGCGTTTGCCGAGACCGCAATCATGGGCTACCTTGAGGACCTTCCGGGGCCGGAGGATAAGCGGTTCATCACCAACGAAATCGTCCGCACGCTCCTGCGGGTAAGCCCGGCCCAGGCCGGCTACCTGCTGTCGAGCCTGGTCAAGAAGAAGCGGCTCGTCCTGCGCGGCTGGGGCCGCGCCGCCAGATACTACAAGTCCAGCCAGCTATCGGTCTTCTAGGACATTGGGACCGCGGGAGCGATGCTCCCACACTGCGTAACAGAAGGCACCCTCGGGAGAGGGCACCAGCGCTTGAGCGGCTCGGACTACTTTATCGTGGCGGAAGTCAGTGCCGCGTCGTAGACCGTCCTCTTGCCATTCGCCGTGTAATCATAGGACACCTTGACCATACCGGTGCCCCGGGCAAACCACTCGTAGACGTCTTCGGTCACGCCCCCTGCGCTTGAGGTCAACTTCACCTTCCATGCGTCCCGGTAGACCCCGGCCGGCACCCTGACGTCCTCCTGGCCGACGACCGTCGCGGTCGCGGAACCTTGTGTCCACGTCTGACCCTCAGCCGGTGTCGATCTCATCATCGGCACTCCGACAGTGTCGCTGAGGTCTGCGTACGAAAAGATGGTATCACCGACCTCGGTCACGCAGAAGTAGCTGGTCGTGGTGATGATCGTGTCCGGTGCCCGGTAATGGTCCGTCGCGTCATCCCTGAACTTCGTGACCTCCCTGCCGTTGAACAGGTTGGCCTTTCCCAGTGCGGTCGTGGTCTGGGTGCCGGTTATCGAAGTGTCGAGGGACGCACTGGTGGTACCGTGCAGAGTGCATTCGGACATGTTCCAGGCGCTGCCGACAGTCATCGGGTATATCGGACCGGTTGGGGAAGTACAGCTCATGCCCAGAAAGGCAATGGCCGCGACGGCGAAGACTGCCGGCTTTGTCATTGCCATGAGGGTGCCGCTCCTGACGGCGGTCGGGTGGGTGTCTGGCCGCGAGTCAACTCGGACACAGACGGGGTGGGTCAGACTTCGGCTGAGCGCTCGCGGCGGCTGAGTCGGATGCGGCGGGACAGAGTTCGCTCGCAGAAGCCCTGGTCGCGATGGAAGCCCTTCTGTTCGAGTTCGGTCCTCATCAGATCGGCAAGGTCAATGATGTACCAAGCCGGCTTCACGTCGCGCGTCCGCCAGTAGCGCTCCACCCACTCCAGTACGACCTTCCGCTCCACCGGGCTCGAGTGGCTCCAGGCCGCCTTGACCCCAAGCGCGCGCGCCTGGGCACGGATCCGGCCGTAGATCGATGCCATCGAACGCCGCACCGGGTAGATGGGCCGCGGCCCTTCCATGCTGCGCCGAAGCTTGGCGAGCGGTGCGAGGCACGCCTCGGCTGCGGCGGCGGCGTTCTTGTGCTTGCCATCGGCGACCGCCTGCGCGTACCGGTTGATGATCCGCATCTCCGCCGGAGTCCAGCTCGGCGGGCGACGGTACCGCGACCGGAAGCGCGGTGGTATTCGTGCCAGCAGCGCCCGGTATGTCGCCTCCCAGGTACGCGCGTGACCGCTGCCCGTGCTCGCGCGAATGCGCTCGATCTCGGGCAGGCA
The bacterium DNA segment above includes these coding regions:
- a CDS encoding secondary thiamine-phosphate synthase enzyme YjbQ, with translation MVLSATFEVSTQGFCDVVDVTPQIAAIVEKSGIRNGVVCIANPGSTAGITTIEFEPGAVADLKAALEKLAPEKARYHHNDTWDDGNGFAHVRSALVGASQSFPVRDGAIALGTWQQVVFLDFDNRPRHRKLVVTVVGE
- a CDS encoding aminoacetone oxidase family FAD-binding enzyme yields the protein MSEVTDIAVVGGGAAGLACAVAAGRLGLRAVVLERTDRCGNKLTVTGGGKGNFTHAESPRQMADRFDCDIRLLMPLLRKFPYQRVVKFFAGLGIQARTDEEGCVWPNGTDAAGIRDALLREIAAKGGVLRTSCRVVGLEPGWQVRMADGGTVTARNVCLATGGASYPRTGSTGDGLGLCRKLGLKTVEWFPALASLRTQEDLSELAGVTQPRVEMTLSVEGREPRTATGHFIFAHVHVSGSSVLNLCGYAARALAEQKHVVLRVNWVPGRSTSELADDFATARVGHPKKQLGTFLGAFVARRLAARLCALAGVPAVRMLTDLSRQEQQSIIQQLCSTEFSIVGTEPMERATVTGGGADLGEVDLKTMEARRFPGLYFAGEVLDVWAETGGYNLHFAWATGIQAAESAASRLGHGDTRP
- a CDS encoding T9SS type A sorting domain-containing protein — encoded protein: MRTIVVFASLAVVLACPALATNWPLVPLDSVHPLGNNWGNYQHYDTVSTSAYFHNGIDVITPGAQGRRVSAVRHGWVKAWGTIQAEYHYRLAICDTNSSFTGRAEGWLYAHIDSTRWHRNLGDEVQAGDSIGYLVPWPVTGFDHCHFARISDTGATWQRFPNPTWSFIQNPLTIIRPNTDTVAPVIENARTSQKFAFCRDNRNNSYVSPDSLVGKVDIIAKAYDKTGTTTGNATWDKLAPYEIDYSIKREDGLVVVPWRIGVQFSNTLDGSLVNVVYKADNTCKSQGDYDYRAYYFIVTNTDGDSIIDAADTSGNWDTGLVGDTTYWVYVRASDITGNTKIDSMQVRTRNGLAVEAPPYAVLSRPLRAALTVGRGGLISFGTAGSGAATLRVYDQTGRVVTNLADGRLGPGEHRFTFAPPVAGVYFVKLTLDGRDTYNTKLVVLR
- a CDS encoding radical SAM protein; protein product: MRYVGNIFRPPSEADSLLLQVTIGCSHNRCTFCAMYRDKQFRVRPLKEVLEDIAAARKYYGADVRRVFLCDGNALILPMPHLLKILTTIEQTFPDLQRVGVYANARDLVSKSIAELEELVAHRLSIFYLGLESGSDAILKQIDKGATADEMVAGVRHGMSAGMKSSVIFLLGLGGRKHWRENAVESAKAVSQMNPNYMSALTVTVVPGTPLARQLESGEFELPEPAEFAAELRLFLENVEVKATVFRSNHASNYVPLAGRLPKDKERLVDELTQAIRRHRFKPEYLRGL
- a CDS encoding ATP-binding protein, whose protein sequence is MFESNPDFSARTLDLGPEVVDGLEVERLRRILAAKEPASSLLALSSEDLLERLGVLVRNGGPRLTVAGLLLVGREDVLRQQLPGHEAIYLHMKSDTEYDKRVDSARPLLAILEQFTQALESCNRIYTLKLGLFHFEIPDFPDDVLREALLNAFVHRDYNLTGPIYLRHFQDRLEISSPGGFFGDVNPQNILGHEPVSRNRLLAESLQKARMVERAGMGVKRMYHILLSYGKEPPSYESGPDFVRLTLRSGRIESAQGNRDEAGIDEDFARFVVNRHQEGRELTLHDLLVFSFLKRNREIDLADAERILQRSENEARETLSSMVLRGLLEPFGQKKGRVYRLSKAVYNQLKKSVSYSLFRRAEAAFAETAIMGYLEDLPGPEDKRFITNEIVRTLLRVSPAQAGYLLSSLVKKKRLVLRGWGRAARYYKSSQLSVF